Sequence from the Aquimarina sp. Aq107 genome:
CCCATTATCATCTGTTGTATATCCATCAAGATCTAATGAAAAATAACTTGCATCTCCTCCACTTGTTGAACCATTAAATAAGACAATAACAAATCCATTTAGAGAAAAGTTAGGAGCATCAGATTTCAATTCTATAAATTCTTGAGTATCTGTACTGGGTGTATCAGCATCTAGCTCATTAATTACAACCTGAGCAAAAGAAAATTGTGCAAAAAACAGTATAAAAAAGAAAGCATAAAGATTTTTCATAATCATAAAAATTAGCATAGCAATATAGGCATAATACTTAGTGCACTAAGTTATCTTTATATTAAAAATTAAATCTTCTAAAAACAATGAAATTAAAATCTAATGTTAAAAGAAAGTTTTAAAATATACCATTTGGTATATTTTAAGTATATTTGACCTATTAAAATTCTTTACATGCTTACCAAAGCCGAAAAAACTTCAGAGTTTATAGTTCAAACAGTTGCTCCTATTTTTAACAAAAATGGATATGCAGCTACAAGTTTGAGTGATATTACTAAGGCAACTGGTTTAACTAAAGGAGCCATTTACGGAAATTTCAAAAATAAAGAAGACTTGGCTATTGCAGCGTTTACAATGACTGTCAAAAACATGTTAAGACGTATAACTGATCATCAGACACTGAGTAATTCTCCAGTTGAAAAGCTATTTCTCATTACAGACTTTTATAGAAATTATTACAATTACAGTCAAGAATTAGGAGGATGCCCTGTTCTTAATATGGGAGTTGATGCAAAACATCAAAATAGTCCTCTTTTTAAGTATGTACAATATACAATTGATAAAATTCAAAATAATCTTGCCTTACTAATCAATGAAGGAAAAAATTGTGAAGAAATTAAATCTGATATAGATTCTATAATCTATTCAAAAAGGTTATATACCATGATAATTGGAGCGATATTTATGACACATACCATGGAAGATAATAGTTATTTATTGCAAACTATGGACCAAATAGACACTATGATTCTTAATGAATTGAAACTATAAACATTTTTTTTAAACTAAAATATACCAATTGGTATAAAATGAAAAATATTATGACAGCATTACCAAAAATCTTAGAAAGCAAAGCAAAGATCAGATTTCAACATTGCGATCCATTCAACCATCTTAATAATGCAGAATATATTAATTATATGATCAACGCTAGAGAAGATCAAATAATTAACTATTACGATTTAGACCTTTTTAAAATGGCACAAACGCAAGGCATAAGTTGGGTTGTAGGAAGTAATCAAATTGCATATTTACGTCCAGCATTGTTGATGGAAGATGTTATTATTGACTCACAACTTATATCATTTTCCGAAAATGAATTACATGTTGAAATACGTATGTGGAATCACAATAAAGCTGAACTAAAAGCGGTTATGTGGAGTTCTTTTGTGCATTTTAATTTATTAAAACAAAAACGTTGGAATCACGTTCCTGAACTGATGGAATTGTTTAATTCTGTATTAAATCCATTGGAAGTTAATACCTTTAATCAAAGAATTTTACAACTAAAACCACAAAAAGTGTAACATATCGTTATGTAAGGAGTCTTATATATACATCAATCAACAAAATCTAACCATTATGAAGACTTCCGATGATCTTGGCTCCTCTCACAAGAAGAGAAGTTCATATTTTTTTATTGCATTTTTTGTAATTGCAATATTTTCTATGGCGATAGTAGCTTGGAAATTAGGGGTATTTGAATAACTTTCTAATAATTTAGAAGTTTATATTATGTACTCCCACTATATAATATTAATCAAAAAAAAGTAAAGGAATTGAAGAATGGCTCTGTTATGAAAACAGAGTCATTTTTAATTCTCTTTTATTACCTTACTAAAATAGCAGAAAATTCTTTCCTGCAAATCTTACCTTTAATTTTTCGTCCTGATAACCTATTATTTCATCGAAAAGCTAATACCAGCTATACTAAATAATTGTTTCTATCGTTTCGCTAAAATCTGGTTAACCAGCATTAATTAAATATATTCAACTCCTCAAAAACAAATTATGAAACTTAACTTTACACATCAAAAACAATTATCTACCCTAATTCTCTTTTTAATTTTTAGTTCTTTTAGCTATGCTCAAACTGTGGTCGAAAGATATGGTAGGTTACAAGTTAACGGAAGCCACGTTACTGCAGAAAATGGAGAAAAAATAAGCCTAGCCGGAATGAGTCTATTCTGGAGTAATGCAGGTGATGGTGGAGATTTCTATAATAGTCAAACAGTAAATCATTTAGCAGATGATTGGAAAAACCCTATCATAAGAGCAGCTCTTGGTGTTAAAGAAGATTGGGATGGAGGTACTGGTTATATAGATAATACTGCAGCCCAAAAAGCAAAAATTAGGACTGTTATAGATGCAGCTATTGCTAAAGGAGTTTATGTAATCATTGATTGGCACACTCATGCTGCGGAAGTATATAAGGATGAAGCCGTAGCATTTTTTACAGAAATGGCAGAATTATATGGAAATAATGATCACGTTATCTATGAGATCTATAACGAACCTATAAATCAATCTTGGAATGATGTTAAAAATTATGCTAATGATGTAATTGCAGGAATACGTTCTAAAGATCCAGATAATTTAATTATCGTTGGGAGCCCAACTTGGTCGCAGGATGTAGATAAAGCTGCTGCTGATCCTATCACAGGAGATCCTAACCTAGCCTATACTTTACATTTTTATGCTAATACACATAAACAGTTTTTAAGAGATCGAGCATTAGCTGCTATGAACAGTGGAATTGCATTATTTGTTACAGAATGGGGTACTACGGATGCTAGTGGAAATGGTGGATACAATCCACAAGAGTCACAGATCTGGTTAGACTTTATGATTGAAAACCACATAAGTTATGTAAATTGGACAGTTTCTCATAAACCAGAAGATTCTTGTGTTGTGAGTCCAAATATGGGAGTACAAGGATTGATAAATGGAAATCTAACAACATCAGGTATTTTTATCCGAAATCATTTACTTGCTCGAGCAGCAACCTTAAGCGTTGATGATTTTACAATTAACAACGAAAAACTATCATTGGCTCAAAATCCAGTAAACGATATTCTCTCTATTACCTCTAATACTATAATAGATGATCTAACAATTTATGATATGAATGGAAGATCTGTTTTTTATAAGGATTTAAATAAGAACAATCCTCAGGTTAATATTAACACCCTAAATTCAGGTAATTACATTTTAAAAGTAAGTTCTAATAGCAATACAACTACCACAAAATTTGTAAAACAGTAGTTTTATTAAATAACTTATAAAAATTTTACTAGTAAAGCCTCTAAGAACTATCTTAGAGGCTTTACTAATTTTATAATGAATACTATTATTTTGCGCTTTATTTTCACAATTCTAATTACTCAAATTCTAGTTTCTTGCGCTAGTATAACCAATAGCACAGTTAATGACTCTCTAAAATTAAAATATCTAGATGAACACGTAATATATAATGACTCTATTTTTGAGGGCAGTAGAATTGGAGGGCTTTCGGCTATTGAATATCATAAAGAAGAGGATACCTATTACTTTGTTTGTGATGACGCAAAAAATCCTAGGTTTTACAAAGCAAAAATTTCTCTTGATAATAATATTATTGATAAAATTGATATAAATCAACTAATCAAAATAAAAGATCAAGAAAATCAATTTCTGGAGAATAATGTAGCTGACTTAGAAGCTATCAGGATATATGATAAAAATAAATTTATATTAAGTAGCGAGGGATCTATAAAAAACAAATATGATCCTACCATTTTTATAACAGATATTGATGGGAATTACAAAAGTAAATTTCAACTTCCCTCCTATTTTTTAACAGGTGATAATTCTAAAAATCAACCAAGACATAATGGTGTTTTTGAAGGACTTGTCAATGATATAAATAACAAAGGATATTGGGCCGCAATGGAGCTTCCGTTAGAACTTGATGGCGATGAACCAACTTTTGATAAATCTGGAGCTCCCATAAGAATTACTCATTTTAATGTAAAAACAAAAACAGCTGACTTTCAATTCACTTATCCACTAGATAAACTAGCGAAAGATCCTAAAGGAAAATTTGGTGTAAATGGAGTTACGGGCTTATTACAACTTAATAAATCTCAATTTATAATTATAGAACGAGGATACGCCGCAGGTTATGGTACACAAGGTAACACGGTAAGAATATATTTAGCAAATATAAAAGATGCTACTAATACCGTGGCGTTTGAATTTTTAAAGAATAAAAAATATCAATTAGCAACTAAACAACTACTTTTTGATTTCGAAACTATTAGAAATCAACTAACAAATCAGATTGTTGATAATATAGAAGGTATTACTTTTGGCCCTATATTAGCAAATGGAAATCAATCGTTATTGTTAATTTCAGACAATAATTTTAATCCAACTTCGGAACAGATCAATCAATTGATATTACTTGAAGTACTAAAAAACAAATAATCATGAAAACTAAATACATCTCTACAGCTATTTTATTAATAGGTATTGTTTTTTCGAGCTGTGCTCAAAAGAAATCTGAAAATGTTAGTACCACTACTTATATTTTGGTGAGACATTCCGAAAAAGATCTTAGTGATCCAACCAATAGAAACCCAAACTTAACTGAAGAAGGAAAAAAAAGATCTGAGAATCTTGTTAGTATATTAGCCGATTTTAAAATTGATAAAATATACAGTACGGACTATGCCAGAACCTTGCAAACTGCCAGTCCTATATCAAAAGACCGAAATATTGAAGTGTCCATCTACGACCCTAGAAAACTGTATGATGATAAATTTCAAAAAGAAACACTAGGAAAGACATCCATAATCGTTGGCCATAGCAATTCAACTCCAACCTTTGTTAATAAAATTATGGGAGTTGAGAAATACAGCTCTATTGATGAAAAAAACTATAGTAAGCTTTTTATTATTAAAGTAACAGGAGATGTAATAACAGATACTGTTCTTAATATTAATTAACAACAATCATTGTTATCATAAACATAAATATCATCTAGTTCTATTTTAGATAACAGTTTTAATTGATCCTTATCAAACATGGAATCTAATTCTGATAAAGGTGTCGATAAATTGCTAGCCTTATAATTATTATAATCAACGAATCTAATTCCATTAACTACCCTAGCATTATATGCTTCTCTAAAACGAATTCCTCCTCCATCTACTGCATATTTATATGCTAAATAATCAATGGTGAAATTTTCTTTATGAATCCAATACATGAATTCATCTTCATAATCCGTACCGCCACCTTCTTGATCAAAAGTAACTTTGATTTTATAGTAAGCAGAGCCTTTTAACTTAGATTCGCCAACAAGTTCCTTATGAACAGCTGGGGCATTCAATCCATATGGTAAGTTTGCAAAATAATGCACCGAATTTACACCATCACTAATTTTAGTTACCATCGAATCCACAACTTTAACTTTACAACTTTCAATAGTCCTAGACAAGCCTTTATTACTAAGAATATCATGAGTCATACCATCATTGCTGAACACTACTCTTTCTAATTGATATCGCCCATTGCTGCGTATACTCCTATATTCTTTTCCTCTAAAAGAAAACCTAATCATGACATTATCAAATTTTGCACCTCCAGCATTTTCAATAGCTTTATCGACAATCTGTTGAGCATTATATTGAATCGTAGGAGTTGCAAAAGATAGTAAAAACAATATCCCACATAAAAATGAAAACTTCTTCATAATTTTTCTATTAACTTCAAGACTAAAATAGTTGTTACACTATCAATAATTCTAATAATTTTGTTAAACTAAAAACGTAATAGTAATGTTCGTATTAGGCGAATTCTAATAACAAAACTTTCATTAAAAGATGTAATTTTAAGTTTATTTTTTTTTAATATTCAAAAAGATAATTATTTTGCAATACCTAAATCTTATGAATACTATGAAATATATATTATTATTTTTGGTTTGTATAGCAGCGCAGCCATTATTAGCGCAAGATGCTGCTGCCTATGAAAAAACTACTAAAGCCTTCCAAGAAAATTTTAACGCACAAAATATAGATGCTATTTTCGATTTATACTCGACCGAAATGCAGGAAGAAATGACCAAAGAAGGAGTTACACGTTTTATAAAAGGATGTCATTCTCAATTTGGTAACCTAAATACACTAACATTTATTGAATCTGCAGAAGGAATCAATAGCTATACAGCAGCTTTTGACAATATTAGTTTAGTAATGGAACTAAAATTAAATCCTGATGGAAAAATTGGGACTATACAATTTCAAGAACCTTAAAAATTTTATTACAATATAAATAACAAAGCTTTCTTTAGGGAAAGCTTTTTGTATTTTTGCATACGTTGCAAACTATTTGCATATAAAAATCATGAGTCAAAATAGGATTAATATACTTAATAGAAAAGCTAAATTCGAATACGAATTTTTAGACAAATACACAGCTGGAATTAAACTAGTAGGTACAGAAATAAAAGCTATTAGAGAAGGAAAAGCAGGTATTGCAGAAAGCTTCTGTGAGTTTCATAATAATGGAGAACTCTTTGTTATTAATATGAATATTGAAGAATATTCTCACGCCACCTATTTTAATCATAATCCTAAAAGTGAACGAAAGTTATTGCTAAACAGGCAAGAATTAAAAAAGCTAGAGAAAGAAGTCAAAAATTCTGGTCTTACCATTATACCTACTAGATTATTTGTAAATGATAGAGGTTTAGCCAAATTAGATATCGCTCTTGCTAGAGGTAAAAAACTTTATGACAAGCGTGAAACTATTAAAGATCGGGACAATAAACGTGCTCTAGATCGCATAAAAAAAGATTATAAGTAATTTTTACTACAATCACTTTATTCGATCATCATATTATCATATGCTCTCTGTTCCTCTAACTGCAATTTAAGATTTTCAGGATCTTGATCTAATCGTTTTACTGCTTCAATATAACCTGGATGATCACTATACTTTAAACTTAAGAAAGCATAAGAAGGTAAAGATAAAAATAAATACCCCAGAAGAAGAAAAACAATAACTCTAGGTAATAACCTTTGATAAAAAGGTCTTTTTTCCTTTATAACTTTAATAAACCCAATTATAAAAATAATATTCAGTAGGTTAATCCCTATAATCAGCATTTCTTTACCAAACGGCCAACGAAACATTTTAAATAACAACCCTATTAATAAAATAGAAATTGAAATTCCAGTTAATATAGCTCCTACTATCCTCCAGATCGGAATACCTTGATAAGATTCCTTTTTAAAAACTTTTAGAAAAGGTATTTCATTAAAAATAGCAAAACCGAAATAAAAATAAAGACAAGAAAACCCTAATAAAGAAATAATTGTAATTGTGCTCCCAAAAGGATAATCAAGCAAATAAATTAAAAAACCAATACTAATAGCAATAGGTAAAATATAAAGTTCTAATTTCCTCATTATCCTGCGCTAATTCTTATCTTCTAATAAAGGTACAAAGCGAAACTCTCCAAATTCATGTTTTTCAAACTTGGTGTCACTTTTACGTATAAATAATGTCATTACCTGTGGATCGTTACCAACTGGAATAACTAACCTACCTCCTATTTCTAATTGGGCCAATAAGGGTTTAGGAACATAAGGAGCACCAGCTGTTACGATAATACCTTTATAAGGAGCAAACTGCTCCAAACCTTTATATCCATCTCCAAAAGATAGATGTTTAGGACGATATCCTAGTTTTGGTAAAAAAAGTTTCGTTTTTTTAAAAAGCTCTTGTTGTCTTTCTATACTATAAACTTTGCAACCTAATTCGCATAAAACTGCTGTTTGATATCCCGATCCAGTACCTATTTCTAATACTTTATCTCCACGTTCAACCTCTAGCAATTCTGATTGAAAGGCTACGGTATATGGCTGAGAAATGGTTTGATCAGCTCCAATTGGGAAAGCTTTATCCTGATAAGCATGGTCATCAAAACTAGAATCCATAAATAAATGCCTTGGTATCTTATTAATTGCACCAAGAACCAATTCATCTTTAATTCCTTTGCCAACTATCACGTCGACAAGCTGTTTCCTTTTACCAGCGTGTTTTAGCGTATCTTTAGATTTCATTAGGGTAGATTAACGAGATAAAATTACGTAAAGATTTTAAAGAATAACGAACAATTTGAGCATTAAAATGATTATTTTATATTTTAGATAGAATTAAGATTTATAAATTATAAATAATACTATTTTTGTGTAAAATCTTGAATTATGCTCAAAGCCGGAGTACTTGGCGCAGGACACCTTGGAAAAATTCATCTACGTCTCCTGAAACAATCTGAAAATTACGAACTGGTTGGTTTTTATGACGCCAGTGAAAAACAAGCAAAAGCTATTGCAGAAGAATTTGGTTATCAATTATTCAATTCTGTAGAAGAATTGATAGCTGCGGTGGATGTTGTAGATATTGTAACACCTACTTTTGCTCATTTTGAAGTAGCTAAACAAGCCATACAAGCTGGAAAACACGTCTTTATAGAAAAACCAATTACCAATACGGTTGAAGAAGCTGAAAAACTAATTGAGCTTGCTAATACTCATAATGTAAAGGGTCAGGTTGGTCACGTAGAACGTTTTAACCCAGCATACACTTCTGTTTCCAAGAAGATTGATAATCCAATGTTTATCGAAGCTCATAGATTAGCTGAGTTTAATCCTAGAGGAACGGATGTTCCTGTTGTTTTAGACTTAATGATTCATGATATCGATGCGATACTAAGTGTTGTGCATTCTGATGTAAAACATATTAGCGCCAGTGGAGTGTCTGTAATAAGCGAAACTCCTGATATCGCAAATGCTCGTATCGAATTCGAAAATGGATGTGTCGCTAACCTTACTGCAAGTCGTATCTCTTTAAAAAACATGCGAAAAGCTAGATTTTTTCAGAAAGATGCCTATATCTCTGTTGATTTCTTCGAGAAAAAATGTGAAGTAGTAAAAATGAAAGATGCGCCAGAAAAACCTGGTGATTTTGATATGATCTTGCAAAATGCGGAAGGTATAAAAAAACAAATCTATTTTGATAATCCAGAAGTTCCTTCGAATAATGCAATATTAGACGAACTAGACACTTTTGCCGAAGCTATTAATAACGATACGACTCCTATTGTATCCTTGACTCAAGGTAAAAAAGCACTGGAAGTAGCATTACAGATTATTGGATGTTTTAAAGACGACCAACAACAAAAAGCATAAACAAACATAAATACACCATAAAGGTGAATCACAACAACTATAATTCATGAAAAACGTAGCAGTAATTGGTGCTGGAACGATGGGGAATGGAATTGCCCATACTTTTGCACAAAAAGGTTTTAAAGTTCAATTAATTGATATTTCTCAGCAGTCACTAGATAAAGGATTGGCAACAATCACTAAAAATCTTGATAGAATGATTGCTAAAGAAAAAATTTCTGAAGCTGACAAAGAGGCTACTCTTGGTAATATTTCGACATATACAAGTATCAAAGAAGGTGTAGAATATGCTGGTCTTGTGGTAGAAGCAGCCACAGAAAATGTTGATTTAAAACTAAAAATATTTAAGGATCTAAGTGAAGCATGTCCAGAAGACACAATCTTAGCTACGAATACTTCTTCTATTTCTATTACCCAGATTGCTGCGGTAACTAAAAGACCTGATATGGTCATAGGAATGCATTTTATGAATCCTGTACCAATCATGAAATTGGTAGAGATCATAAGAGGTTACAACACATCAGATGAAGTAACCAATACGATCATGGAAATGTCCAAAACGTTAGGCAAGGTTCCTGTAGAAGTTAATGATTATCCTGGTTTTGTTGCGAATAGAATTTTGATGCCTATGATCAATGAATCTATTGAGACTTTATATAATGGCGTTGCTGGAGTATCTGAGATCGATACAGTTATGAAATTAGGAATGGCTCACCCAATGGGACCTTTACAATTAGCTGATTTTATAGGATTAGACGTCTGCCTTTCTATTCTTAATGTAATGTATGATGGTTTTAAAAACCCAAAATATGCACCTTGTCCATTGTTAGTTAATATGGTAATGGCAGGAAAACTTGGAGTAAAAAGTGGTGAAGGTTTCTATGATTACTCAGAAAGCAGAAAAGCAGAAAATGTAGCAAAGCAGTTTGTATAAATTGGAAGTAAAAGATATGATTGTTTTATGAAGATATATCTTTCAATTACTTTAATCGTATTGCTATCACTATCGTGTAAAAAAAAACATATAGTAGTTTCTAAAGATACTTCATCTGCAAATAATCTAAAAACTAAGATTCAGGTTCAAAATAAATATGGGATATACGATTCATTATTCAAACAGCATGAAGAATTTATTTCCAAAGACTTTGATTTTCCAGTAGGTAAACCGAATGCTAGAGGATATTACAACGCTCAGAAGTTTACAGAAAATAATCATTTAGGTGACGATTGGAATGGTGTTGGGGGTGGTAATTCTGATCTTGGAGATGCCATCTTTTCTATAGCAAATGGATATATCTCTTTTGCTGATAATATTGGTGGAGGCTGGGGAAATGTAATACGTATTATTCATCAGTACAAAGGCAACTATTACGAATCTGTCTATGCCCATTGTCAAACCCTCAAAGTAAAAAAAGGGGACTTTGTTAAAAAAGGGGAATTAATTGCCACTATCGGAAATGCAGATGGTATTTATTACGCGCATTTGCATCTGGAGATAAGAGATGATATCTTTATGGACATTGGTGGTGGATATTCTGAGGATACTAAAGGATATGTAGATCCTACTAAATTTATAAAAGAAAATTAATGGCAAGAATAAACCCGTTCAAGGCAGTTCGTCCTACAAGAGATAAGGTAAGTTTGATTGCATCCCGATCTTACCAAAGCTATACTCCAGAGGAAAGAGATTCTAGAATGGATTATAACCCATACTCCTTTTTACACATTGTCAATCCTGGATATAAATATCACAAAGAAATCTCTGGAGAAGATCGATATAAGCTTGTTCGTAACAGGTATTTAGAATTTAAAGAAGATGAGATCTTTATGCAAGATGAAACTCCGTGTTTCTATGTATATAAAATTGTGAATCGAGAGCAAGAGTCATTTTGTGGAATTATAGCCGCTGCTAGTGCCGAGGACTATGAAAATGACATCATCAAAAAGCATGAGGACACCTTAGCTGATCGAGAAACTACTTTTAAGCAATATCTAAAAACCGTAGGATTTAATGCCGAACCGGTGCTCCTCACCTATCCTGACAACGATACAATTTCTAAAATAATAGAAAAAGTTATCCAAGAAAGATCAGAGTATGAGTTTACAACTACCTATCGTGACACACATTATTTATGGAAAGTAGAGGATAAAAAAAGTATTGAGCAAATTCAATCGGCTTTCGACACAATGGAAATCATATATATTGCCGATGGTCATCATAGGTCTGCTTCTTCATATTTACTTTCAAAAGACTTAGCATCAAATAACGAAAAACATATTGGTAATGAGCCTTATAACTTCTTTATGAGTTATTTAATCCCTGAATCAGATCTAAGAATTTATGAGTTCAATAGATTAATTAAAGATCTTAATGGATTATCCAAAGAAGAATTTTTAATTCGTTTAGATGAATGGTTTAGGATAGAAAATCGTGGTATTGAAGTATATAAGCCATCAAAACCAAATCATTTTAGTATGTATTTGGATGGCGAATTCTATTCATTATATCTTAGAAAAACCATCTATGAATTTACAAATGCTCTGGAGGAACTAGATGCACAGATTTTGTTTAAAACAGTATTAGCTCCTATACTTGGTATTCACGATCTTAGAACAGATACCAGAATAGAATATTCTCACGGAAAAAATGATATTGTATATGTGAAAAGCAAAATAGATCAAGGAGAATTCGAAGTAGGTTTTGGATTATTTCCAGCCACTGTAAATCAAATGAAGAAAATAGCAGACCAAGGTTTAAAGATGCCTCCAAAAAGTACATATATTGAGCCAAAGCTAAGAAGTGGTATTACTATTTATGAATTCTAACATGTTGTAAAAAGTTATAACTAGATATAGACCAATCGTTATTTAATTTTGTAATTTTAGGTATCTTTGTACCTTATGAATTCTATTGAGGAGAACCTAAAACACATCCAAAAATCACTTCCAGAAGGAGTTACTCTCGTTGCTGTATCTAAAACCAAACCAATATCCGACTTAATGGAAGCTTATAAAGCTGGCCAAAGAATTTTTGGAGAAAATAAGATTCAGGAAATGACTCAGAAATGGGAAGAATTACCAAAAGATATTTCTTGGCATATGATCGGTCATGTACAGACCAACAAAGTGAAATACATGGCACCTTATGTTGATACCATACACGCTGTAGATAGCCTAAAACTTCTAAAAGAGATTAATAAGCAAGCTGTTAAAAATAACAGGACTATTAATTGTTTTTTACAAGTCAAAATAGCAAAAGAAGAAAGCAAATTTGGACTTAGTGAAGCAGATGCAATAACACTTTTAAAATCAGATGATATTAAACCCTTAACTAATATTAAAATTAAGGGATTAATGGGAATGGCAACTTTTACGGACAATAAAGAGCAAATCGAAAACGAATTCAAAAAAATTCAATCTCTTTTTAATGACCTTACCAGAGACAACCCTACTTTTAAAACATTATCGATTGGTATGAGCGGTGATTATAGACTTGCCATCGACTGTGGTAGCACTATGGTTCGTATCGGAAGTTCTATTTTTGGAGCTAGAAATTATAGTCATTAAAAAATAGTACTTTAGATCAAAAATAAATGAATTTATAAAGACTACCCCACAGAAACCTATGATGTATGCGATTTT
This genomic interval carries:
- a CDS encoding histidine phosphatase family protein, with the protein product MKTKYISTAILLIGIVFSSCAQKKSENVSTTTYILVRHSEKDLSDPTNRNPNLTEEGKKRSENLVSILADFKIDKIYSTDYARTLQTASPISKDRNIEVSIYDPRKLYDDKFQKETLGKTSIIVGHSNSTPTFVNKIMGVEKYSSIDEKNYSKLFIIKVTGDVITDTVLNIN
- a CDS encoding TetR/AcrR family transcriptional regulator, which gives rise to MLTKAEKTSEFIVQTVAPIFNKNGYAATSLSDITKATGLTKGAIYGNFKNKEDLAIAAFTMTVKNMLRRITDHQTLSNSPVEKLFLITDFYRNYYNYSQELGGCPVLNMGVDAKHQNSPLFKYVQYTIDKIQNNLALLINEGKNCEEIKSDIDSIIYSKRLYTMIIGAIFMTHTMEDNSYLLQTMDQIDTMILNELKL
- a CDS encoding DUF6503 family protein translates to MKKFSFLCGILFLLSFATPTIQYNAQQIVDKAIENAGGAKFDNVMIRFSFRGKEYRSIRSNGRYQLERVVFSNDGMTHDILSNKGLSRTIESCKVKVVDSMVTKISDGVNSVHYFANLPYGLNAPAVHKELVGESKLKGSAYYKIKVTFDQEGGGTDYEDEFMYWIHKENFTIDYLAYKYAVDGGGIRFREAYNARVVNGIRFVDYNNYKASNLSTPLSELDSMFDKDQLKLLSKIELDDIYVYDNNDCC
- a CDS encoding thioesterase family protein; its protein translation is MKNIMTALPKILESKAKIRFQHCDPFNHLNNAEYINYMINAREDQIINYYDLDLFKMAQTQGISWVVGSNQIAYLRPALLMEDVIIDSQLISFSENELHVEIRMWNHNKAELKAVMWSSFVHFNLLKQKRWNHVPELMELFNSVLNPLEVNTFNQRILQLKPQKV
- a CDS encoding esterase-like activity of phytase family protein — its product is MNTIILRFIFTILITQILVSCASITNSTVNDSLKLKYLDEHVIYNDSIFEGSRIGGLSAIEYHKEEDTYYFVCDDAKNPRFYKAKISLDNNIIDKIDINQLIKIKDQENQFLENNVADLEAIRIYDKNKFILSSEGSIKNKYDPTIFITDIDGNYKSKFQLPSYFLTGDNSKNQPRHNGVFEGLVNDINNKGYWAAMELPLELDGDEPTFDKSGAPIRITHFNVKTKTADFQFTYPLDKLAKDPKGKFGVNGVTGLLQLNKSQFIIIERGYAAGYGTQGNTVRIYLANIKDATNTVAFEFLKNKKYQLATKQLLFDFETIRNQLTNQIVDNIEGITFGPILANGNQSLLLISDNNFNPTSEQINQLILLEVLKNK
- the smpB gene encoding SsrA-binding protein SmpB; its protein translation is MSQNRINILNRKAKFEYEFLDKYTAGIKLVGTEIKAIREGKAGIAESFCEFHNNGELFVINMNIEEYSHATYFNHNPKSERKLLLNRQELKKLEKEVKNSGLTIIPTRLFVNDRGLAKLDIALARGKKLYDKRETIKDRDNKRALDRIKKDYK
- a CDS encoding cellulase family glycosylhydrolase — protein: MKLNFTHQKQLSTLILFLIFSSFSYAQTVVERYGRLQVNGSHVTAENGEKISLAGMSLFWSNAGDGGDFYNSQTVNHLADDWKNPIIRAALGVKEDWDGGTGYIDNTAAQKAKIRTVIDAAIAKGVYVIIDWHTHAAEVYKDEAVAFFTEMAELYGNNDHVIYEIYNEPINQSWNDVKNYANDVIAGIRSKDPDNLIIVGSPTWSQDVDKAAADPITGDPNLAYTLHFYANTHKQFLRDRALAAMNSGIALFVTEWGTTDASGNGGYNPQESQIWLDFMIENHISYVNWTVSHKPEDSCVVSPNMGVQGLINGNLTTSGIFIRNHLLARAATLSVDDFTINNEKLSLAQNPVNDILSITSNTIIDDLTIYDMNGRSVFYKDLNKNNPQVNINTLNSGNYILKVSSNSNTTTTKFVKQ
- a CDS encoding protein-L-isoaspartate(D-aspartate) O-methyltransferase, with product MKSKDTLKHAGKRKQLVDVIVGKGIKDELVLGAINKIPRHLFMDSSFDDHAYQDKAFPIGADQTISQPYTVAFQSELLEVERGDKVLEIGTGSGYQTAVLCELGCKVYSIERQQELFKKTKLFLPKLGYRPKHLSFGDGYKGLEQFAPYKGIIVTAGAPYVPKPLLAQLEIGGRLVIPVGNDPQVMTLFIRKSDTKFEKHEFGEFRFVPLLEDKN
- a CDS encoding DUF3887 domain-containing protein: MKYILLFLVCIAAQPLLAQDAAAYEKTTKAFQENFNAQNIDAIFDLYSTEMQEEMTKEGVTRFIKGCHSQFGNLNTLTFIESAEGINSYTAAFDNISLVMELKLNPDGKIGTIQFQEP
- a CDS encoding Gfo/Idh/MocA family protein; translation: MLKAGVLGAGHLGKIHLRLLKQSENYELVGFYDASEKQAKAIAEEFGYQLFNSVEELIAAVDVVDIVTPTFAHFEVAKQAIQAGKHVFIEKPITNTVEEAEKLIELANTHNVKGQVGHVERFNPAYTSVSKKIDNPMFIEAHRLAEFNPRGTDVPVVLDLMIHDIDAILSVVHSDVKHISASGVSVISETPDIANARIEFENGCVANLTASRISLKNMRKARFFQKDAYISVDFFEKKCEVVKMKDAPEKPGDFDMILQNAEGIKKQIYFDNPEVPSNNAILDELDTFAEAINNDTTPIVSLTQGKKALEVALQIIGCFKDDQQQKA